One Leptospira bourretii DNA segment encodes these proteins:
- a CDS encoding GFA family protein — MNQIYNGGCACGNIRYKITEEPIFMNDCQCRDCQRMSGTGHGSYLTFQSRTTVKVEGKTTNFDMVGDSGNIKTSSFCPNCGSPVYMTFSAMPELFTIHATSLDDPNLYKPQAVTYVKRGYSWDHLDPALPKFEKLPTG, encoded by the coding sequence ATGAATCAAATATATAACGGTGGATGTGCTTGCGGAAACATTCGTTACAAAATCACTGAAGAACCTATTTTTATGAACGATTGCCAATGCCGAGACTGTCAGCGGATGAGTGGAACCGGACATGGATCTTATCTTACCTTTCAATCCCGCACTACAGTCAAAGTAGAAGGAAAAACAACTAACTTCGATATGGTTGGCGACAGTGGAAATATCAAAACAAGTAGTTTTTGTCCTAACTGCGGTTCACCGGTCTATATGACTTTTTCCGCTATGCCTGAACTATTTACCATTCATGCAACAAGCCTTGATGATCCAAATCTCTACAAACCACAAGCAGTCACATATGTAAAACGAGGATATTCTTGGGACCATCTGGATCCTGCTTTACCAAAATTTGAAAAATTGC
- a CDS encoding ArsR/SmtB family transcription factor, producing the protein MPKEMEETDQVFKAMADPNRRKVLDLLYANNGQTLTALCEQLDMQRQSATQHIEILIKANLVTVVWKGREKLHFINPVPIYEVYARWVRKFEENRLGFLHDLKIQLEGENHGTT; encoded by the coding sequence ATGCCCAAAGAAATGGAGGAAACCGATCAGGTATTCAAGGCAATGGCTGACCCGAATCGCAGAAAGGTGCTCGATCTTCTTTATGCTAACAATGGTCAGACTCTGACTGCACTTTGCGAACAACTAGACATGCAAAGACAATCGGCAACCCAACATATAGAAATCCTCATCAAGGCCAACTTGGTAACCGTTGTTTGGAAAGGGCGAGAGAAACTTCACTTCATCAACCCTGTTCCAATTTACGAGGTCTATGCACGTTGGGTTCGAAAATTTGAAGAGAACCGTTTAGGTTTTTTACACGACTTAAAAATACAACTTGAAGGAGAAAATCATGGAACCACATAA
- a CDS encoding SRPBCC family protein, translating into MEPHNFVYVTFILSTQEKVWNAIIDPEVTSKYWLDPLAKNPAHTNVSEWKVGSVWKHIRMDDEKTIDIIGKVLEIIPPQKLVLSWSRPTEFNDESKHSRVTFDIEAYADGLVRLVVTHEDLDPQMLKGISSGWPSVLSNLKTFLESGRPLAGHISIS; encoded by the coding sequence ATGGAACCACATAACTTTGTTTATGTTACTTTTATACTTAGCACACAGGAGAAAGTATGGAATGCAATCATTGATCCTGAAGTGACATCCAAATATTGGCTTGATCCACTAGCGAAAAATCCAGCGCATACCAATGTTTCAGAATGGAAAGTTGGTTCCGTTTGGAAACATATAAGAATGGATGATGAAAAAACAATCGATATCATCGGTAAAGTTTTGGAAATCATACCTCCACAAAAATTAGTTTTATCTTGGTCAAGGCCAACAGAATTCAATGATGAATCAAAGCACTCTCGAGTTACATTTGATATAGAAGCTTATGCCGATGGACTTGTTCGTTTAGTTGTCACCCATGAAGATCTAGACCCACAAATGTTAAAAGGAATTTCTAGTGGTTGGCCAAGTGTTCTCTCCAACCTAAAAACATTTTTGGAATCGGGCAGACCATTAGCAGGACATATTTCAATTTCTTAA